From a region of the Pseudanabaena sp. ABRG5-3 genome:
- a CDS encoding type II toxin-antitoxin system RelE family toxin, translated as MSYEVQILPKAARQIKALSVEVRQDISISIQSLANEPRPIGVKKLSGEKDIYRVRVGNYRVLYRIVDKVLVVVVVSVGHRREVYRN; from the coding sequence ATGTCCTATGAGGTACAAATATTGCCAAAAGCGGCGCGACAAATAAAAGCTTTATCGGTTGAGGTTCGTCAGGATATATCGATCTCGATTCAATCATTAGCCAATGAGCCAAGACCTATCGGAGTTAAGAAGCTATCAGGAGAAAAGGATATTTATCGGGTCAGGGTAGGGAATTATCGCGTTCTCTATCGAATTGTTGATAAGGTTTTGGTTGTTGTGGTTGTCTCAGTTGGTCATCGTCGTGAAGTTTATCGTAATTGA
- a CDS encoding heme oxygenase (biliverdin-producing) — protein sequence MSHLANRLREGTQKSHTAAENTAFMKCFLKGIVETVPFRKLLANLYLVYSTLEEEFRRHQQHPIVGKLYFQELNRQQNLEQDLAFYYGENWRSELVPLKAGQVYVDRLKEISNTDPALLIAHSYTRYMGDLSGGQALKHIVRSALDLPDERGTTFYEFDQLPTVEAKKDFKDRYRQALDSLEVDEETVERIVEEANYAFTLNRNVVDELEADVRAVIDPHVFELLTKQDRVGSTERRGHPVTV from the coding sequence ATGAGTCACCTAGCTAACCGTCTGCGCGAAGGTACACAGAAATCACATACTGCCGCAGAGAACACAGCATTTATGAAATGCTTTCTCAAGGGAATTGTGGAGACCGTTCCTTTTAGGAAACTATTGGCAAACCTTTATCTTGTGTATAGCACCCTCGAAGAGGAATTTCGTCGGCATCAGCAACATCCTATTGTTGGCAAATTATATTTCCAAGAACTCAATCGCCAACAAAATTTAGAACAGGATTTAGCCTTCTATTATGGTGAAAATTGGCGTTCAGAACTTGTGCCTTTAAAAGCAGGACAAGTTTATGTCGATCGCCTCAAGGAAATTTCTAATACCGATCCTGCATTGCTGATTGCCCATTCCTATACCCGTTATATGGGCGATTTATCTGGTGGTCAAGCCCTGAAACATATCGTGCGATCAGCTCTCGACTTACCCGATGAGCGTGGGACAACTTTTTACGAATTTGACCAATTGCCAACAGTAGAAGCCAAGAAGGACTTTAAAGATAGATATCGTCAAGCTTTAGATTCCCTTGAAGTGGATGAGGAAACGGTTGAGAGAATTGTGGAAGAGGCAAATTATGCTTTTACCCTCAATCGGAATGTGGTTGATGAGTTAGAGGCAGATGTGAGAGCGGTCATTGATCCCCATGTATTCGAGCTACTCACCAAACAGGATCGTGTTGGTAGCACCGAACGTCGCGGACATCCTGTCACAGTATAG
- the hemN gene encoding oxygen-independent coproporphyrinogen III oxidase, with protein sequence MNTLEQTVKFDINLLHKYNQPVPRYTSYPPATELHENFEPIDFRGAISAGNLQKTPLSLYAHIPFCDAPCYFCGCNTVISTRKEIAEPYLGYLIRHIEQVAATVDRDRLVQQMHWGGGTPNYFSFDQVERLWHSFQKYFTFEQDAEISIEVNPRSLTKEYLQGLRDLGFNRISFGIQDFNPQVQEAVNRIQPEDMLFDGMRWMREVGFEGVNVDLIYGLPYQNLETFRETLDKTIALNPDRIAVFNFAYVPWLKPLQKKKIDPATLPSPEEKLQIMEMTIATLTKHGYVFIGMDHFAKPNDELAIAQRQGKLHRNFQGYTTKPESDLLGFGMTSISMLQNVYTQNHKGLQDFYKAIDAGELPIERGVKLNADDILRRSIIMELMCQFELSQSEIESKYHLTCDRDFGKYFADERLKLRQLEADGLIELRQDHIEVKPAGRLLIRNIASVFDSYLAKNETGRFSKSI encoded by the coding sequence ATGAATACATTAGAGCAAACAGTTAAATTCGATATTAATCTCTTACATAAGTACAACCAGCCCGTACCAAGATATACAAGTTATCCTCCCGCAACAGAACTCCATGAAAATTTTGAGCCAATCGACTTTCGTGGAGCGATCTCTGCGGGAAACTTGCAGAAGACACCATTATCACTCTATGCCCATATTCCTTTTTGTGATGCCCCCTGTTATTTTTGCGGCTGCAACACTGTAATTAGCACTCGCAAAGAAATTGCGGAACCCTATCTAGGATATTTGATTCGCCATATTGAGCAGGTTGCGGCAACGGTAGATCGCGATCGCCTCGTCCAACAGATGCACTGGGGCGGCGGTACTCCCAATTATTTCTCCTTCGATCAAGTGGAGCGTTTGTGGCATTCTTTCCAAAAGTATTTTACCTTTGAGCAAGATGCCGAAATATCCATTGAAGTAAATCCGCGATCGCTAACTAAGGAATATCTACAGGGCTTAAGAGATCTCGGTTTTAACCGCATTAGCTTTGGTATTCAGGATTTTAATCCCCAAGTTCAAGAAGCAGTCAATCGGATTCAGCCTGAAGACATGCTCTTTGATGGAATGCGCTGGATGCGTGAGGTTGGATTTGAAGGCGTGAATGTGGATCTGATCTATGGATTGCCCTATCAAAACCTAGAAACATTCCGTGAAACCCTCGATAAAACCATTGCTCTCAATCCCGATCGCATTGCCGTATTTAACTTTGCCTATGTGCCTTGGCTAAAGCCCTTACAAAAGAAGAAGATTGATCCTGCGACTTTACCTTCCCCTGAAGAGAAGTTGCAAATCATGGAAATGACGATCGCAACATTGACTAAGCATGGCTATGTGTTCATCGGTATGGATCACTTCGCTAAGCCCAATGATGAATTAGCGATCGCCCAGCGTCAAGGAAAACTACACCGCAATTTTCAGGGATACACCACCAAACCTGAATCTGACCTCTTGGGCTTTGGCATGACTTCCATCAGTATGTTGCAAAATGTCTATACCCAAAATCATAAGGGTTTACAGGACTTTTACAAGGCGATCGATGCAGGGGAGTTACCTATTGAGCGTGGGGTTAAGCTGAATGCTGATGACATTTTGCGTCGTTCCATCATTATGGAATTGATGTGTCAATTTGAACTCTCTCAGAGTGAAATTGAATCTAAATATCATCTAACCTGCGATCGCGATTTTGGTAAATACTTTGCCGATGAACGCTTAAAATTGCGCCAATTAGAGGCTGATGGCTTGATTGAGTTGAGACAAGACCACATTGAGGTCAAGCCTGCGGGAAGGTTGCTCATCCGTAATATTGCCTCGGTCTTTGATAGCTATCTCGCCAAAAATGAGACAGGCAGATTCTCGAAATCTATTTAA
- a CDS encoding bacteriohemerythrin — protein sequence MTLTLTRPIAYWHSEYETGNLQVDQEHQELFETVNALHDAVVTKQDFDTMYEILNRLASHTVEHFQTEEALMLSVNYPDYERHKQTHDHLVNKVSHLLKKFRDRDAAITTDITQFLTEWLTHHIKGEDQKMIQFFQNK from the coding sequence ATGACACTGACTTTGACGAGACCGATCGCTTATTGGCATTCAGAATATGAAACTGGCAACTTACAGGTAGATCAAGAACATCAAGAACTTTTTGAAACCGTGAATGCATTGCATGATGCCGTGGTGACAAAGCAAGACTTTGACACCATGTATGAAATCTTGAATCGCTTAGCTAGTCACACAGTTGAGCATTTTCAGACTGAAGAAGCCTTAATGTTGTCCGTAAATTATCCTGACTATGAGCGACATAAACAGACCCATGATCATCTCGTCAATAAGGTGTCTCATCTCTTAAAGAAATTTCGCGATCGCGATGCTGCCATTACTACCGATATCACCCAATTCCTAACTGAATGGCTGACTCACCACATTAAGGGTGAAGACCAGAAGATGATTCAATTTTTCCAAAATAAATAG
- the acsF gene encoding magnesium-protoporphyrin IX monomethyl ester (oxidative) cyclase gives MVSIQSRPEPELLRDGIKIPVKETLLTPRFYTTDYDAVAQMDTSSQQAELEAVVEELRTDYNRNHFKRDKEFEQSWEHIDEETRAAFIDFLERSCTSEFSGFLLFKELSRQLKDRNPLLSEAFNLMARDEARHAGFLNKAMKDFHLSLDLVNMTKKRSYTFFKPEWVIYSVYLSEKIGYWRYILVHYHMQKHPENRFYPLFKYFESWCQDENRHGDFFKVLLRSQPDLWGTWQAKLWARFFLLTVFATHTITVFERADFYKSIGLDARQYNKEVVINTNKTSISAFPAVLDTSHPDFFPRLEKCADYNFKLMAINDSDRPQFVKTLQKWPLFLAIFWQLLLVYLLKPIDAEAQRGTVH, from the coding sequence ATGGTTTCTATTCAATCTAGACCCGAACCCGAACTACTCCGCGATGGCATTAAAATTCCTGTTAAAGAAACTCTATTAACACCAAGGTTCTATACCACCGACTATGATGCCGTTGCCCAAATGGATACTTCTTCGCAACAAGCGGAACTCGAAGCGGTGGTCGAAGAACTGCGTACGGACTACAATCGCAATCACTTCAAGCGTGATAAAGAGTTTGAACAGTCTTGGGAGCATATTGATGAGGAAACTCGCGCCGCCTTCATTGACTTTTTAGAGCGTTCTTGTACCTCCGAATTTTCAGGCTTTCTGCTGTTTAAAGAGTTATCCCGTCAACTCAAAGATCGTAACCCTCTCCTATCTGAAGCCTTTAACCTGATGGCTAGGGATGAAGCACGTCATGCAGGATTCTTGAATAAAGCAATGAAGGATTTTCATCTATCGCTGGATTTGGTCAATATGACGAAAAAGCGCAGCTATACCTTCTTCAAACCAGAATGGGTAATTTACTCAGTTTACCTCTCTGAGAAGATTGGTTACTGGCGCTATATTCTCGTGCATTATCATATGCAGAAGCATCCTGAAAATCGCTTCTATCCTCTTTTCAAATACTTTGAAAGCTGGTGTCAAGATGAAAATCGTCATGGCGATTTCTTTAAAGTACTATTGCGATCGCAGCCCGATCTATGGGGCACTTGGCAAGCCAAACTCTGGGCGCGGTTCTTCCTATTGACCGTATTTGCCACCCACACAATCACGGTATTTGAACGGGCTGATTTCTATAAATCCATTGGTTTGGATGCCCGCCAATACAATAAGGAAGTGGTGATCAATACTAACAAAACCTCGATCAGTGCCTTCCCTGCGGTGTTAGATACCAGCCACCCCGACTTTTTCCCCAGATTAGAGAAATGTGCGGACTACAATTTTAAACTGATGGCGATTAATGATAGCGATCGCCCCCAATTTGTGAAGACTTTACAAAAATGGCCCCTATTCCTCGCTATTTTCTGGCAATTGTTGCTGGTCTATCTACTCAAGCCCATTGATGCTGAAGCTCAACGTGGCACAGTTCATTAA
- a CDS encoding iron-containing alcohol dehydrogenase family protein, translating into MSDTLTVEALPILAIAPAQLLRGNGILSQLPKYLSRYGNKALVIAGEKAHQVTESHLKNTDREIIHAPAIADCSDENLAMLRRLVQQENPHVIVGIGGGKVLDTAKLVAHQCQLPIVTVPTTGATCAAWTALSNVYDAHGAFDYDVTLDRCPDMMFVDYDVIATAPKRTLVSGIGDAIAKWYESSVSSGSSEKTMVIAAVQEARILRDILFQKSAEAIANPNSQAWREVVDASVCLAGAIGGIGGANCRTVAAHAIHNALTHLHQTHGTLHGEKVAYGILVQLRLEEFQGNQLAASSRHQLLKFYQEIGLPTTLADLGLSQVTLAELEHIAAIACQPNSDIHRLPFTVSPSQVLAAMVSTTSPITATV; encoded by the coding sequence ATGTCAGACACACTTACGGTGGAAGCATTACCGATTTTGGCGATCGCACCAGCCCAACTTTTACGGGGAAACGGGATTTTATCGCAACTCCCGAAATATTTGTCACGCTATGGGAATAAAGCTCTAGTCATTGCTGGGGAAAAGGCTCATCAAGTTACCGAGAGTCATCTCAAAAATACTGATCGCGAAATTATCCATGCACCAGCGATCGCAGATTGTAGTGATGAAAATTTAGCGATGCTGCGTCGCCTTGTACAGCAGGAAAATCCCCATGTAATTGTGGGTATTGGTGGTGGCAAAGTCCTTGATACGGCGAAATTAGTTGCCCATCAATGTCAGTTGCCCATTGTCACTGTGCCGACTACTGGCGCAACTTGTGCCGCATGGACAGCCCTCAGCAATGTCTATGATGCTCATGGAGCCTTTGACTATGACGTGACCCTCGATCGCTGTCCTGACATGATGTTTGTGGACTATGACGTAATTGCGACTGCTCCTAAGCGCACCCTCGTTTCAGGCATTGGCGATGCGATCGCCAAATGGTATGAGTCTTCCGTCAGTAGTGGCAGTAGCGAAAAAACAATGGTGATCGCAGCCGTGCAAGAGGCAAGAATCCTGCGCGATATTTTGTTTCAAAAGTCGGCGGAGGCGATCGCTAATCCTAACAGTCAAGCGTGGCGCGAAGTTGTCGATGCATCGGTCTGTCTTGCGGGGGCGATCGGCGGGATCGGTGGTGCAAACTGTCGCACGGTAGCCGCCCATGCGATTCACAATGCCTTAACTCACCTGCATCAAACCCACGGCACATTACATGGTGAAAAAGTTGCCTATGGCATTTTGGTGCAATTGCGCCTAGAGGAATTTCAAGGCAATCAACTCGCTGCCTCGTCGCGTCATCAATTGCTGAAGTTTTATCAAGAGATTGGCTTACCGACCACCCTTGCCGACTTAGGTTTAAGCCAAGTCACCCTCGCTGAATTAGAACATATTGCCGCGATCGCCTGTCAGCCCAATTCCGATATTCATCGCCTACCCTTCACCGTTTCCCCTAGTCAAGTTCTGGCGGCAATGGTTTCGACAACTAGTCCGATTACCGCCACCGTTTAA
- a CDS encoding SufE family protein — translation MSSPTHLPEAIDRIVQRFQRLSDPKLRYEQLILYGKKLEAFPETLKTPDNKVQGCVSQVYVVAKLDTNERVVFAGDSDALISKGFVGLLSVCMGGLTQKEIELLTPDFIKDTGLVASLTPSRANGFYNVFKKMQQQAIEIELPSVR, via the coding sequence ATGTCAAGCCCGACCCATTTACCTGAAGCCATCGATCGCATTGTCCAGCGATTTCAGAGGCTCTCCGATCCGAAGCTACGTTATGAGCAATTGATTTTATACGGGAAGAAACTTGAAGCATTTCCCGAAACTCTCAAAACCCCTGACAACAAAGTGCAGGGCTGTGTATCACAGGTATATGTGGTAGCGAAACTAGATACCAACGAGCGAGTCGTATTTGCAGGTGACTCGGATGCGTTGATTAGTAAAGGATTTGTCGGTTTGCTATCGGTCTGTATGGGCGGCTTAACCCAAAAGGAAATTGAGTTGCTCACCCCCGACTTTATTAAAGACACAGGTTTAGTCGCTAGCCTTACGCCATCTCGCGCCAATGGCTTTTATAACGTCTTCAAAAAAATGCAACAACAAGCGATCGAAATTGAATTACCCAGCGTTCGCTAA
- a CDS encoding HNH endonuclease, with the protein MKWIMPQHKHGGLSTEENLVLACLPCNRYKGSDLTSIDPITKQITVLFNPRLHEWNEHFQIDQGYILGKTTIGRTTIFLLKLNEPKLLMIRQALILQKLYP; encoded by the coding sequence ATGAAGTGGATCATGCCACAGCACAAGCATGGCGGCTTATCAACCGAAGAAAATTTAGTACTGGCTTGCCTGCCATGTAATCGATATAAAGGTTCAGATTTAACCAGTATCGATCCAATTACCAAACAAATTACGGTTCTATTTAACCCTCGATTGCACGAATGGAATGAACATTTTCAAATCGATCAAGGATATATTTTAGGAAAAACTACTATTGGCAGAACTACAATATTTTTATTGAAGCTAAATGAACCCAAGCTTTTAATGATCAGACAAGCTTTAATATTGCAAAAACTTTACCCTTAG
- a CDS encoding AbrB/MazE/SpoVT family DNA-binding domain-containing protein, translating to MTAAIAKWGNSLAVRIPQAIAEQVQIQAGSEISIDIIDGKIVLTPHRRKKYTLDELLDGMASEHLHAEVSTGVSVGNEAW from the coding sequence ATGACTGCCGCGATCGCGAAGTGGGGTAATAGTCTAGCTGTACGCATTCCTCAAGCTATAGCTGAACAGGTGCAAATTCAGGCTGGAAGCGAAATCAGTATTGATATTATTGATGGCAAGATTGTTTTGACTCCGCATCGGCGTAAGAAATACACTCTAGATGAATTACTGGATGGTATGGCTTCCGAGCATCTCCATGCAGAAGTTTCTACGGGTGTGTCTGTTGGGAATGAAGCATGGTAA
- the mazF gene encoding endoribonuclease MazF, whose amino-acid sequence MVKPYIPDRGDIVWLDFDPQAGHEQSGHRPAFVISPIAYNQRSNLALLCPITSKTKGWKFEVLLTDTKTKGVILADQIKSLDWQARKIDFIEKASVSIINEVIDKIEALLT is encoded by the coding sequence ATGGTAAAGCCATATATTCCCGATCGTGGTGATATTGTTTGGCTAGATTTTGATCCACAGGCTGGGCATGAACAATCTGGGCATCGTCCTGCTTTTGTAATTTCGCCGATCGCCTATAATCAAAGATCAAACTTAGCTCTGCTTTGTCCGATTACTTCTAAAACTAAGGGATGGAAGTTTGAGGTTCTACTCACGGATACTAAGACTAAGGGAGTGATTCTTGCTGATCAGATTAAGAGTTTAGATTGGCAAGCGAGAAAGATAGATTTTATTGAGAAGGCTTCTGTAAGTATTATTAATGAAGTTATCGACAAGATTGAAGCGTTATTAACATAG
- a CDS encoding IS630 transposase-related protein produces MTAAYSIDLREKAVSAVDRGERKSHICRTLNISRDTLDQWLQLREEKGNLAPQEYRRGPKPKIDDLEAFKAFAKANGHLTQKEMAEQWHQPVSPVLIRQALHKINFTRKKKLTATKKETNSSDKSLSN; encoded by the coding sequence ATGACAGCAGCTTACAGTATAGATTTAAGAGAGAAAGCAGTATCAGCCGTCGATAGAGGAGAAAGAAAGAGTCACATCTGCCGCACCTTGAACATCAGCAGAGATACATTAGATCAGTGGCTACAACTTAGAGAAGAGAAAGGAAACCTAGCCCCCCAAGAATATCGACGAGGACCGAAACCCAAAATCGATGACCTAGAAGCATTTAAAGCATTTGCCAAAGCCAATGGACATTTGACGCAGAAAGAAATGGCGGAGCAATGGCATCAACCAGTTAGTCCAGTGCTGATCAGGCAGGCGTTACACAAAATCAACTTCACCCGTAAAAAAAAACTTACGGCTACAAAGAAAGAGACGAACAGCAGCGACAAGAGTTTAAGCAACTAA
- a CDS encoding IS630 family transposase, whose protein sequence is MRTSAKERFVYIDEAGIDNTIDYPYGYCHKSERFHATKLGHRTERLSMISGWRDHEIIAPMLFEGYCNTHLVCKWVEEFLVPELLPNQILVIDNASFHPQERIRQLVRQAGCEVIFLPPYSPDLNKIEKFWARLKNYVSKIIGQCESLWDAVQQAFCHLS, encoded by the coding sequence ATCCGTACCTCTGCCAAAGAGAGATTCGTATACATTGATGAAGCGGGCATCGATAATACCATTGATTATCCCTATGGATACTGTCACAAATCAGAGAGATTTCACGCTACAAAGCTAGGACATCGTACCGAGAGATTGAGCATGATTAGTGGTTGGCGAGATCACGAGATTATCGCACCAATGCTATTCGAGGGTTACTGTAATACTCACCTAGTATGTAAATGGGTAGAAGAGTTTCTTGTCCCAGAACTATTACCAAATCAAATATTAGTGATCGACAATGCTAGTTTCCATCCTCAGGAAAGAATTAGGCAATTAGTCCGTCAGGCTGGATGTGAGGTGATATTTCTGCCACCCTATTCTCCTGACTTAAACAAAATTGAGAAATTCTGGGCTAGATTGAAGAACTATGTCAGTAAGATTATTGGACAATGTGAGAGTCTATGGGATGCTGTACAACAAGCTTTCTGCCACTTGTCCTAA
- a CDS encoding type II toxin-antitoxin system PemK/MazF family toxin, whose product MKRGDIYLVSLDPTEGHEQQGTRPVLIVSPDQFNALTKVPIVVPITSGGSFARTAGFAVSLDSAGTRTKGVVRCDQPRPIDLSARKARKLESVPDTIVDDVLARIVTLFSS is encoded by the coding sequence GTGAAACGTGGTGATATATATCTTGTTTCGCTTGATCCAACGGAAGGTCATGAGCAACAGGGAACTAGACCAGTTTTGATTGTGTCTCCCGATCAATTCAATGCTTTAACCAAAGTTCCAATCGTGGTTCCAATTACATCAGGTGGAAGTTTTGCAAGAACCGCAGGTTTTGCTGTTTCTCTAGATTCTGCGGGAACTCGCACTAAAGGTGTAGTTCGTTGCGATCAACCTCGTCCTATTGATTTATCTGCCCGTAAGGCTCGAAAGTTGGAGAGTGTGCCAGACACGATCGTTGATGATGTTTTGGCTAGGATTGTTACTCTATTTAGTTCCTAG
- a CDS encoding AbrB/MazE/SpoVT family DNA-binding domain-containing protein: protein MHTTNLRKVGGSIMLAIPPAILEILNLQSGTTVGVAVDNGRLIIEPQPKPQYSLNELLAQCNPNAPITEDDRIWLDVEPVGNEL from the coding sequence ATGCACACCACAAATCTCCGTAAGGTCGGTGGCTCGATTATGTTGGCGATTCCTCCCGCCATTCTCGAAATTCTGAATCTGCAATCAGGTACAACTGTGGGGGTTGCTGTTGACAATGGCAGATTGATTATTGAACCTCAACCGAAACCACAATATTCACTGAATGAGCTTTTGGCGCAGTGCAATCCGAATGCTCCGATAACGGAAGACGATCGCATTTGGCTAGATGTCGAGCCTGTGGGGAATGAACTGTGA
- the clpP gene encoding ATP-dependent Clp endopeptidase proteolytic subunit ClpP, with protein sequence MIPTVIEQSGRGERAFDIFSRLLRERIVFLGQQVDDSIANIIVAQLLFLEADDPEKDIFLYINSPGGSVTAGMAIYDTMQHIRPDVSTICVGLAASMGAFLLTGGAKGKRLSLPHTRIMIHQPLGGAQGQATDIEIQAKEILYHKNRLNELMAFHTGQPIDRIAEDTDRDFFMAPDEAKAYGLIDEVVNQRPKFEVAA encoded by the coding sequence ATGATCCCAACCGTAATCGAACAGTCTGGTCGTGGCGAAAGAGCCTTTGATATTTTTTCGCGCCTGCTGCGGGAGCGGATCGTATTTTTGGGGCAACAGGTTGACGACAGCATTGCCAACATTATTGTTGCTCAGTTGCTTTTCCTCGAAGCCGACGATCCCGAAAAAGATATTTTCTTGTATATCAACTCCCCTGGGGGATCTGTGACCGCAGGTATGGCAATTTACGATACGATGCAGCACATTCGCCCTGATGTCTCCACTATTTGCGTGGGTCTGGCGGCAAGTATGGGGGCTTTTCTGCTCACTGGTGGCGCAAAGGGCAAGAGACTATCTTTGCCCCATACCCGTATCATGATTCACCAACCTCTCGGCGGCGCACAGGGTCAAGCAACAGATATCGAAATCCAAGCTAAGGAAATCCTGTATCACAAGAATCGTCTGAATGAGTTGATGGCTTTCCATACTGGGCAGCCGATTGATCGCATTGCCGAGGATACTGATCGCGATTTCTTCATGGCTCCCGATGAGGCAAAGGCTTACGGCTTGATCGATGAAGTTGTGAACCAACGTCCAAAGTTTGAAGTTGCTGCATAG
- the glmM gene encoding phosphoglucosamine mutase: protein MKLFGTDGIRGHVGSFLTAPLALEVGISAGKILKERVELERDRQNAAKVIAIGQDSRTSGDMLSAAISAGLTAAGWDVWHIGLCPTPAVAYLTANSPEIFGGVMISASHNPPEDNGIKFFGDNGTKLCSETQQAIEALLESRLHADLVNSSTDWGKYHEKAHLISDYQDSLQNSIATDLQGIKVVLDLAHGSATRVSLEVFRNLGAEVICLHQEPDGDRINVNCGSTHLEPLRAAVKEHNADMGFAFDGDADRVLAVDSNGRVVDGDYILYLWGQELLENNQLPNSAIVTTVMANLGFERAWQKLGGNLVRTAVGDQYVHAEMVRSGAMLGGEQSGHVLCRHYAVSGDGLLAALHLAALAKQKAPLAELMDQSFHPYPQLLKNVRVEDRELRRNWQTCDALVQAIALAEQDLGDRGRVLVRASGTEPLMRVMVEAETLDLAQHWTSSLTGLIEKQLVKV, encoded by the coding sequence ATGAAATTGTTTGGTACGGATGGCATTCGTGGACATGTCGGTAGTTTTTTGACTGCCCCATTAGCCCTAGAAGTAGGAATTAGTGCGGGTAAGATTTTAAAAGAGCGGGTGGAATTGGAGCGCGATCGCCAGAATGCGGCAAAGGTAATTGCGATCGGGCAAGATTCTCGGACATCGGGCGATATGCTATCGGCAGCAATTTCCGCAGGCTTGACGGCAGCAGGATGGGATGTGTGGCATATTGGGCTATGTCCTACGCCTGCGGTAGCCTATCTCACGGCAAATTCCCCCGAAATCTTTGGCGGCGTAATGATTTCCGCTAGCCATAACCCTCCCGAAGACAATGGTATTAAGTTCTTTGGCGACAATGGCACTAAGCTTTGTAGTGAAACTCAACAGGCGATCGAAGCTTTGCTCGAATCACGACTTCACGCCGACTTGGTTAATTCCTCTACGGATTGGGGTAAGTATCACGAAAAAGCGCATTTAATTTCGGATTATCAGGATTCCCTCCAAAATTCGATCGCTACAGATTTACAAGGCATCAAAGTTGTCCTCGATCTCGCTCACGGTTCCGCCACTCGCGTTTCCCTAGAGGTATTTCGTAATTTGGGCGCAGAGGTAATTTGTCTGCATCAAGAACCCGATGGCGATCGCATTAATGTTAATTGCGGCTCTACCCATCTGGAACCTCTCCGCGCTGCCGTCAAAGAACATAATGCAGATATGGGCTTTGCCTTTGATGGCGATGCCGATCGCGTTTTAGCCGTTGATAGCAATGGGCGCGTCGTTGATGGTGATTACATCCTGTACCTTTGGGGGCAGGAATTGCTGGAAAACAATCAACTTCCTAACAGTGCGATCGTCACAACAGTGATGGCAAATCTCGGCTTTGAACGCGCATGGCAAAAGCTAGGTGGTAACTTAGTGCGGACTGCTGTAGGCGATCAATACGTCCATGCGGAAATGGTGCGATCGGGCGCAATGCTCGGTGGTGAACAGTCAGGTCACGTCCTCTGTCGTCACTATGCGGTCAGTGGTGATGGTTTACTTGCCGCTTTGCATCTTGCGGCTCTAGCAAAACAAAAAGCCCCTCTCGCCGAACTGATGGATCAGAGCTTCCATCCCTATCCCCAATTGCTCAAGAATGTGCGTGTCGAAGATCGGGAATTGCGCCGCAATTGGCAGACCTGTGATGCGCTCGTTCAGGCGATCGCTTTAGCGGAACAGGATTTAGGCGATCGCGGTCGAGTGTTAGTCCGTGCTTCAGGTACAGAGCCATTGATGCGGGTCATGGTGGAAGCGGAAACCCTTGATCTCGCTCAACATTGGACAAGTAGCCTCACGGGACTAATTGAAAAACAACTAGTTAAAGTCTAA